The Pan troglodytes isolate AG18354 chromosome 1, NHGRI_mPanTro3-v2.0_pri, whole genome shotgun sequence genome includes a region encoding these proteins:
- the LOC457015 gene encoding LOW QUALITY PROTEIN: endoplasmin-like (The sequence of the model RefSeq protein was modified relative to this genomic sequence to represent the inferred CDS: inserted 2 bases in 1 codon), translated as MDGLNFEMVAGLSLRTQGGYALLSPQGYNTTLTFFGYNLCHVNGKMQLNTVLPGMEICKVLMGKLKLQPEVGRPCGWSKVETXEEPMEVEEAAKEDKEESDDEAAVEEEKEEKKSKTKKESDDPMAYIHFTTEGEVTFKSILFVPTSDPRGLFDEYGSKKSDYIKLYVLCVFITDEFHDRMPKYLNFVKGVVYSDDLPLNVSLETLQQHKLLKVIRKKLVCKTLDKIKKIAGEKYNDNFWKEFGTNIKLGVIEDHSNQTCLAKLLMFQSSHHPTDITTLDQYVERMKGKQDKIYFMAGSSRKEAESPPFVERLLKKGHEVIYLTEPVDEHCIQAFPKFDGKRFQNVVKEGMKFDKSEKTKESHEAVEKEFEPLLNWMKDKALKDKIEKAVVSQHLTESLCALVASQYGRSGNTERIMKAQAYQTSKDSSTNYYASQKKTFEINPRHPLIRDML; from the exons ATGGACGGGTTGAACTTTGAGATGGTGGCTGGGTTGAGCCTGCGGACCCAGGGAGGATACGCCCTCCTCTCACCCCAG GGATACAACACTACACTAACCTTTTTTGGCTATAACTTGTGTCATGTAAATGGAAAAATGCAGCTGAATACTGTGCTACCTGGAATGGAGATTTGCAAGGTGCTAATGGGGAAATTAAAATTacagcctgaggtgggcagaccctGCGGCTGGAGCAAGGTTGAAAC TGAGGAGCCCATGGAGGTAGAAGAAGCagcaaaagaagacaaagaagaatcTGATGATGAAGCTGCagtagaggaagaaaaagaagaaaagaaatcaaagactaAAAAA GAAAGTGATGACCCCATGGCTTATATTCACTTTACCACTGAAGGGGAAGTTACCTTcaaatcaattttatttgtaCCCACATCTGATCCACGTGGTCTATTTGATGAATATGGATCTAAAAAGAGTGATTACATTAAGCTCTATGTGCTCTGTGTATTCATCACAGACGAATTCCACGATAGGATGCCTAAGTACCTTAATTTTGTCAAGGGTGTGGTGTACTCAGATGATCTCCCCTTGAATGTTTCCCTTGAGACTCTTCAGCAACATAAACTGCTTAAGGTGATTAGGAAGAAGCTTGTTTGTAAAACTCTGGACAAGATCAAGAAGATTGCTGGTGAGAAATACAATGATAATTTTTGGAAAGAATTTGGTACCAACATCAAGCTTGGTGTGATTGAAGACCACTCCAATCAAACATGTCTTGCTAAACTTCTTATGTTCCAGTCTTCTCACCATCCAACTGACATTACTACACTAGACCAGTATGTGGAAAGAATGAAgggaaaacaagacaaaatctACTTCATGGCTGGGTCCAGCAGAAAAGAGGCTGAATCTCCTCCATTTGTTGAACGACTTCTGAAAAAGGGCCATGAAGTTATTTACCTCACAGAACCTGTGGATGAACACTGCATTCAGGCCTTTCCCAAATTTGATGGGAAGAGGTTCCAGAATGTTGTCAAGGAAGGAATGAAGTTTGATAAAAGTGAGAAAACTAAGGAGAGTCATGAAGCAGTTGAGAAAGAATTTGAGCCTCTGCTCAATTGGATGAAAGATAAAGCCCTTAAGGACAAAATTGAGAAGGCTGTGGTGTCTCAGCACCTGACAGAATCTCTGTGTGCTTTGGTGGCCAGCCAGTACGGACGGTCTGGCAACACGGAGAGAATCATGAAAGCACAAGCATACCAAACGAGCAAGGACAGCTCTACAAATTACTATGCAAGtcagaagaaaacatttgaaattaatCCCAGACACCCACTGATCAGAGACATGCTTTGA